The Acidimicrobiales bacterium sequence GCCAGGCTCGACGGCACCCACGCACGACACGTCGACGATGAGACTCATGCTCTGATCCACCGTCGCCGGCCACAGCACGCAGGCCGCCGGATTCGACGACAGCGCCGCCGCCGCCCGACCCCCCACGGAGACCTCGAGTTCGCCGTCGACCCACGCGACCCTCGAGTGGGTGACCCGCGGGGGCGCCGCCTCGACCCCGACGATCACATAGGCCGAATGGCCGTATTCGGCGCTCACCGTCGGCAGTTCCTCGATGGGGACCTGGATGCTCATGGGAGAAAGGTAGCAAGAGCACTTTTGCCCGGGCGGCCAGGTGCCGATGGAAGACCATCGTGCGATACAAGGGGTTGTCCGTCCTGCTGGGCATGTTCGTGATCGTGTCGACCACCGTCGTCGGTGCGCAGGCCGACGCGCCCCCGGCGTTCCCCGAGGCCGAGACGCTCGCAACCGACGGCGCCGCGATCGACGAGATCCTCGCGACCGTGGGACTCGATGCCGCCTGGCGTTCGACCCTCGATCTGCATCCGGCCGCCCGACTGCTCACGATCGAGTATCGGGACCAGGAGGGCGACGCCGTGATCGCGCTCCTCTCCACGACCCTTCAGCTCGGCAACACCACCAACGCCCGCGAACAGGTCATCGCGGACCTGCGGGGCATGGCCGCGAGGTTGGACGAGGCGGCCGAGGAGCAGCGTCGCCGCGAGATCGATCGCAACCGGGCCGACGCCCACTTCCGGGGCATGCACGCCCTCACGCAGGCCGCCGCCGTCCACGTGTTCGCCGGCACGGACCCGGCCATCGACGCCGTGCTCGGTCTCGACGGCGAGGCGTTGACGATCGCCCAGCGCGAGTACCTCCTGACGAACGCCACGCTCGACGAGCTCTTCGCCCTGCGCGCCGAGGCCGCGACCGAACTCGAGCTCGCGGAGGCGGCCCTCGACGCGGCCATCACGTACCACGACGACGTCGAGGCCCAGCACGCGGCGCTGATCGACGACGCCGCCGCGCTCGCCGCCGCGCGACGCGAACTCGACGCGTCGGCCCGGGAGATGCTCGCCCCGGCGGCAAAGGCGTACGCGTTGGCCGCCGTCCCGGGCCAGCCGGGCCTCACCCCCCGCGCCCTCGACGCCTACCTCGAGGCCGAGGCGACCATGTCCGTCCTCGCGCCTTCCTGCCATGTGTCGTGGCGGACCATCGCCGCCATCG is a genomic window containing:
- a CDS encoding lytic transglycosylase domain-containing protein, whose translation is MRYKGLSVLLGMFVIVSTTVVGAQADAPPAFPEAETLATDGAAIDEILATVGLDAAWRSTLDLHPAARLLTIEYRDQEGDAVIALLSTTLQLGNTTNAREQVIADLRGMAARLDEAAEEQRRREIDRNRADAHFRGMHALTQAAAVHVFAGTDPAIDAVLGLDGEALTIAQREYLLTNATLDELFALRAEAATELELAEAALDAAITYHDDVEAQHAALIDDAAALAAARRELDASAREMLAPAAKAYALAAVPGQPGLTPRALDAYLEAEATMSVLAPSCHVSWRTIAAIASVESRHGEYGGGRLHLDGRPAAPIIGIALDGRTVDNFGLTTAKLADTDGGEFDGDPLFDRAVGPLQFIPESWQRWQLDADDDGERDPQDIDDAALSAGAYLCNYGSLRYWEGWQTAVFGYNHAGAYVNSVKAALDRVQRLRLPEFEGDEDLRQRIPYGTWVPMPEEVDEPTDEEPVSAESE